One window of [Limnothrix rosea] IAM M-220 genomic DNA carries:
- a CDS encoding 4-hydroxybenzoate solanesyltransferase has translation MATEPTWQKIIRLLRWDKPAGRLILIIPALWAVFLAADAQPDPLLVVVIILGAITTSAAGCVINDLWDRDIDPKVERTKVRPLAAKALTVKVGIATAFVSMLTAAGLAFYFNPWTNPLSFWLCVGAVPVIVCYPLAKRFFPVPQLVLAIAWGFAVLISWSAVTKDLSTPTWLLWGATVLWTLGFDTIYALSDREDDLKIGINSSAIFFGKFAPEAVGLFFAGTAICLAILGRNLDLNLTIYGIAWAIAVGLWFYQYWQLRRNHIPRFKYGQMFEQNVTIGFILLAGMILGSLLTTP, from the coding sequence ATGGCGACAGAACCGACATGGCAAAAAATTATTCGTCTGCTGCGGTGGGATAAGCCTGCTGGTCGTCTTATTCTAATCATTCCGGCACTCTGGGCTGTTTTTTTAGCCGCCGATGCGCAACCCGATCCCCTACTTGTTGTCGTGATTATTCTCGGTGCCATCACCACCAGTGCTGCGGGCTGCGTGATTAATGACTTGTGGGATCGTGATATTGACCCCAAAGTGGAACGGACGAAAGTTCGCCCCCTTGCTGCTAAGGCTTTAACGGTCAAAGTGGGGATTGCCACGGCTTTTGTTTCGATGCTGACGGCGGCGGGTTTGGCTTTTTATTTTAATCCTTGGACAAATCCTTTAAGTTTTTGGCTTTGTGTTGGTGCTGTTCCGGTGATTGTTTGTTATCCCCTCGCTAAGCGTTTTTTTCCTGTGCCGCAATTGGTTTTGGCGATCGCCTGGGGTTTTGCAGTACTGATTAGTTGGAGCGCGGTTACCAAAGATTTAAGTACGCCAACGTGGTTACTATGGGGCGCGACAGTACTTTGGACATTAGGCTTCGACACCATTTACGCCCTCTCAGATCGAGAAGATGATCTCAAAATTGGCATCAACTCCAGCGCCATTTTCTTTGGCAAATTTGCCCCTGAGGCAGTGGGTTTATTTTTTGCTGGTACAGCAATATGTCTCGCCATTCTTGGTCGCAACTTAGATTTAAATCTGACTATTTATGGAATTGCGTGGGCGATCGCCGTCGGCCTCTGGTTTTACCAATACTGGCAACTACGACGCAACCATATACCCCGCTTTAAATACGGCCAAATGTTCGAACAAAATGTCACCATTGGCTTCATCTTATTAGCCGGTATGATTCTCGGTTCCCTACTTACAACACCCTGA
- a CDS encoding bifunctional diguanylate cyclase/phosphodiesterase: protein REFICFSPLLRYIYISLFCDRKIIMSDSLSKDLRVAELECRIEHLQREQENFRQITDSIKEVFFLIDSDTDKIFYVSPAYEKVWGRSCESLYLEPQSWLLAIHPDDCSRAMGTLETQFRTGEEFQEEYRIIRPDQSICWVRVQAFPVRDNNDKVYRFVGIAEDITQRKKTEKSLHKSEEHFKLIFEQAPIGIAVTNLKGEFEQVNPAFCEILEYKSSEILSSRIFDVFHANDTSESELLFVEKLFENNESEFQIELQCETKNNRQIDVILKAVIVFDEFDDPVNCQYQLLDITDRKSMERQLIHDALHDPLTQLPNRTLFTDRLKAAIACSKKSRDYQYAVLFLDVDRFKIINDSLGHLLGDKLLIEIAQRLQEEIGGKNTIARFGGDEFTVLLDNISDFSVAIQVANKIQHRLRDYFDIDGNRIFVSASIGITLCDYQNDKPEDILRDADATMYKAKEKGRACYEVFDKSLRLAASNRLKLETELRSGIFEKQFCLFYQPIVNLSASKIEGFEALLRWNHPTKGLIGPHLLIPVAEETGLILSLGEMIFELAFKQLAKWQWQGKDLTGFKLSINLSGKQLMAPDLIPIINRLLSRINVDPRMIKLEITESVLLEEDYDAISVLKHLRNCGFGISLDDFGTGYSSLSYLQRLPIDTLKIDRSFIQKIQRDEDNKNLAIVQSIITLSHAIGLSVIAEGVETKEQLVKLQSLGCESIQGYLFSPPVDEVAASDFLGKRIIDL, encoded by the coding sequence TAGGGAGTTTATTTGTTTTTCTCCTCTCCTTCGCTATATTTATATCAGTCTTTTTTGTGACCGTAAAATTATTATGTCTGATTCTCTGTCTAAGGATTTAAGGGTTGCTGAATTGGAGTGTCGAATTGAGCATTTGCAGAGGGAGCAAGAAAATTTTAGACAGATTACAGATAGCATCAAAGAAGTATTTTTTTTGATAGATTCTGATACGGATAAAATCTTTTATGTTAGTCCGGCGTATGAAAAAGTTTGGGGAAGGAGCTGTGAAAGTTTATATTTGGAACCTCAATCGTGGTTGCTAGCTATACATCCTGATGATTGTTCCCGTGCGATGGGAACTTTAGAGACGCAGTTTAGAACTGGTGAAGAGTTTCAAGAAGAGTACAGGATTATTCGCCCTGATCAATCAATTTGTTGGGTTCGAGTGCAGGCTTTTCCTGTTAGAGATAATAACGATAAGGTATATCGTTTTGTTGGGATTGCAGAGGATATTACGCAAAGAAAAAAAACAGAAAAAAGTTTGCATAAAAGTGAGGAGCACTTTAAGTTGATTTTTGAGCAAGCTCCGATTGGTATCGCTGTCACTAATCTTAAGGGAGAATTTGAACAAGTTAATCCGGCTTTTTGTGAGATTTTGGAATATAAGTCATCTGAAATATTATCTAGTAGAATTTTTGATGTATTTCATGCTAATGACACTTCAGAAAGTGAGTTGCTTTTTGTGGAAAAGCTGTTTGAAAATAATGAATCGGAATTTCAAATTGAACTTCAATGTGAAACTAAAAATAATCGACAAATTGATGTCATTTTAAAAGCGGTTATTGTTTTTGATGAATTTGATGATCCGGTTAATTGTCAGTATCAACTTCTTGACATTACTGATCGAAAAAGTATGGAGAGACAGCTAATTCATGATGCTCTTCATGATCCGCTAACGCAGTTACCTAATCGTACTCTTTTTACTGATCGCTTGAAAGCGGCGATCGCCTGCAGTAAGAAATCACGGGATTATCAGTATGCTGTGCTTTTTCTTGATGTTGATAGATTTAAAATAATTAATGATAGTTTGGGTCATTTACTGGGTGATAAGTTGTTAATTGAGATTGCCCAAAGGTTACAAGAAGAGATAGGTGGAAAAAATACAATTGCTCGTTTTGGGGGGGATGAATTTACGGTTTTATTGGATAATATTTCTGATTTTAGTGTCGCGATTCAGGTTGCTAATAAGATACAACATAGACTCCGCGATTATTTTGATATTGATGGTAATCGTATATTTGTCAGTGCCAGTATTGGAATTACTTTATGTGATTATCAGAATGATAAGCCGGAAGATATTCTGCGGGATGCTGATGCCACTATGTATAAGGCGAAGGAGAAAGGACGAGCTTGTTATGAAGTTTTTGATAAGTCTTTGAGATTGGCTGCTTCAAATCGTCTTAAGTTGGAGACGGAACTGCGCTCTGGAATTTTTGAAAAACAATTTTGTCTGTTTTATCAACCGATTGTTAATTTGAGTGCTTCTAAGATTGAAGGTTTTGAAGCTTTATTGCGATGGAATCACCCCACGAAAGGTTTAATTGGTCCACATCTTTTGATTCCGGTTGCGGAGGAGACTGGTTTGATTTTGAGTTTAGGTGAAATGATTTTTGAGTTGGCGTTTAAGCAGTTAGCAAAATGGCAATGGCAAGGAAAGGATTTGACTGGTTTTAAGCTTAGTATTAATTTATCTGGTAAACAGTTGATGGCACCAGATCTAATTCCTATTATTAATCGTTTGTTGTCACGAATTAATGTTGATCCTCGGATGATTAAATTGGAAATTACTGAAAGTGTTCTTTTAGAAGAGGATTATGATGCGATTAGTGTTTTAAAGCATCTACGAAATTGTGGGTTTGGGATTAGTTTGGATGATTTTGGTACTGGTTATTCTTCTTTAAGTTATTTGCAACGGTTACCTATTGATACGCTGAAGATTGATCGGTCTTTTATTCAAAAAATTCAGAGGGATGAGGATAATAAAAATTTGGCCATTGTTCAGTCAATTATTACTTTGTCTCATGCGATTGGTTTGAGTGTGATTGCTGAGGGGGTAGAGACTAAGGAGCAGTTGGTGAAGTTGCAATCGCTGGGTTGTGAGTCTATTCAGGGTTATTTGTTCTCGCCTCCTGTGGATGAGGTTGCTGCATCTGATTTTTTAGGGAAACGTATAATCGATCTGTAG
- a CDS encoding GAF domain-containing protein yields the protein MNLESNISGDSAYFERLQRSCELQDGLMLTFLSMVTRSSGKLLLRSMLRQTLEGLAKLTFAEESSLFWLDDQGYVTESILARGIAIREQKETVVGQVLEGGLAGWVYRQRKTGVIENTETDERWLELPYQPYVAKSILCVPIIRGTHLLAIATLMHSEIGFFDLEKVQLVELCAVKLGMVLDLLRVQISSAPKAVLDSKATKLDMGSQEEFKGISQFILSEGGKLISADPRLAELFNYEPDELVQLDSFFSLVADTHQDIFAKKVAQCLEGVQSQLLVTFRGVTKEERSLKVEFYGYQTRLFGKVVMVSRVRVL from the coding sequence ATGAATTTAGAGTCTAATATTTCTGGCGATTCTGCTTATTTTGAAAGGTTGCAGCGGTCTTGTGAATTACAGGATGGTCTAATGCTTACTTTTCTGTCGATGGTAACGAGGTCTTCGGGGAAGTTATTGTTGCGCTCGATGTTGCGTCAGACTTTAGAGGGGCTTGCGAAGTTGACGTTTGCTGAGGAGAGTAGTCTATTTTGGCTGGATGATCAGGGTTATGTGACGGAAAGTATTTTGGCGCGGGGTATTGCTATTCGGGAGCAGAAGGAAACGGTTGTTGGTCAGGTTTTAGAAGGTGGGTTGGCTGGTTGGGTTTATCGTCAGAGAAAAACTGGGGTTATTGAGAATACGGAAACGGATGAGCGTTGGCTTGAGTTGCCTTATCAACCTTATGTGGCGAAATCGATTCTTTGTGTGCCGATTATTCGGGGGACTCATTTGTTGGCGATCGCCACATTAATGCATTCGGAGATTGGTTTTTTTGATCTGGAGAAGGTTCAGTTGGTAGAGCTTTGCGCCGTGAAGTTGGGGATGGTTTTAGATCTGCTGCGTGTGCAGATTTCGTCAGCGCCGAAGGCAGTGCTTGATTCCAAGGCAACAAAGCTTGATATGGGTAGTCAGGAAGAGTTTAAAGGAATTAGTCAGTTTATTTTGTCGGAGGGGGGTAAGTTAATTTCGGCTGATCCGCGTTTGGCTGAGTTGTTTAATTATGAGCCGGACGAATTGGTTCAACTGGATTCATTTTTTAGTTTAGTGGCGGATACTCACCAAGATATTTTTGCGAAAAAGGTGGCGCAGTGTTTGGAAGGGGTGCAGTCTCAATTACTGGTGACATTTCGTGGGGTGACGAAAGAGGAGCGATCGTTAAAAGTTGAGTTTTATGGTTATCAAACTAGGTTGTTTGGCAAGGTTGTGATGGTATCGCGTGTCAGGGTGTTGTAA